One Halobaculum roseum DNA segment encodes these proteins:
- a CDS encoding DUF7550 family protein, which translates to MADHHEHDHFKEFDYERVTSPMQEITSGQAATGAVIALVGILVTFVVPLLLV; encoded by the coding sequence ATGGCCGACCACCACGAGCACGACCACTTCAAGGAGTTCGACTACGAACGCGTCACCTCGCCGATGCAGGAGATCACGAGCGGACAGGCGGCCACCGGCGCGGTCATCGCGCTCGTCGGCATCCTCGTGACCTTCGTGGTGCCGCTGTTGCTGGTCTAA
- the hisF gene encoding imidazole glycerol phosphate synthase subunit HisF, whose product MTLTKRIIPCIDVDLDDDGNAAVYTGVNFENLEYSGDPVEMAKKYNEVGADEFVFLDITASAEGRETMLDTVSAVADECFIPLTVGGGIRTKADIKETLRAGADKVSINSGAIENPELIAEGADAFGSQCIVISVDARRRFDDEGDHYVEIEREDGETEECWFECTVKGGREGTGMDVVTWAKEAEERGAGELFVNSIDADGTKDGYDIPLTKAVCDAVSTPVIASSGCGGPEDMEEVFVEAGADAGLAASIFHFDEYGIDEVKRYLDEHGVPVRL is encoded by the coding sequence ATGACCCTCACGAAGCGGATCATCCCGTGTATCGACGTCGATCTCGACGACGACGGGAACGCCGCCGTCTACACCGGCGTCAACTTCGAGAACCTGGAGTACTCCGGCGATCCCGTCGAGATGGCGAAGAAGTACAACGAGGTCGGCGCCGACGAGTTCGTCTTCCTCGACATCACCGCGAGCGCGGAGGGGCGCGAGACCATGCTCGATACCGTGTCGGCGGTCGCCGACGAGTGTTTCATCCCGCTGACCGTCGGCGGCGGCATCCGAACGAAGGCCGACATCAAGGAGACGCTGCGGGCGGGGGCGGACAAGGTGTCCATCAACTCCGGGGCCATCGAGAACCCCGAGTTGATCGCCGAGGGCGCCGACGCGTTCGGCAGCCAGTGCATCGTCATCTCCGTCGACGCCCGGCGGCGGTTCGACGACGAGGGCGACCACTACGTCGAGATCGAACGTGAGGACGGCGAGACCGAGGAGTGCTGGTTCGAGTGCACCGTCAAGGGCGGCCGGGAGGGAACCGGGATGGACGTGGTCACCTGGGCGAAGGAGGCCGAGGAGCGCGGCGCGGGAGAGCTGTTCGTCAACTCCATCGACGCCGACGGCACGAAGGACGGCTACGACATCCCGCTCACGAAGGCGGTGTGTGACGCCGTGTCGACGCCGGTGATCGCCTCCTCCGGCTGTGGCGGCCCCGAGGACATGGAGGAGGTGTTCGTCGAGGCCGGCGCCGACGCTGGGCTCGCGGCGAGCATCTTCCACTTCGACGAGTACGGCATCGACGAGGTGAAGCGCTACCTCGACGAGCACGGCGTCCCCGTCCGGCTCTGA
- a CDS encoding DNA-directed RNA polymerase subunit L has protein sequence MELRVIDKTDEELRIEIAGEDHTFMNVLKGQLLRADGVAAATYDMNPEQSGGQTEPILSIKTEDGLDPLDALEQAATGVSDNLETLYDRIEAAFDDAPAAEA, from the coding sequence ATGGAACTTCGCGTCATCGACAAGACGGACGAGGAACTCCGCATCGAGATCGCGGGCGAGGACCACACGTTCATGAACGTCCTCAAGGGGCAGCTCCTCAGGGCCGACGGCGTCGCCGCGGCGACGTACGACATGAACCCCGAGCAGTCCGGCGGTCAGACCGAGCCGATCCTCTCGATCAAGACCGAGGACGGGCTGGACCCCCTGGACGCCCTCGAACAGGCCGCCACGGGCGTCTCGGACAACCTCGAAACGCTGTACGACCGGATCGAGGCCGCGTTCGACGACGCCCCGGCCGCCGAGGCCTGA
- a CDS encoding MBL fold metallo-hydrolase — MERIRLTNTVFEGLNNVYVLDGPADGGDPDELVLVDAGVALPEVREQLAVGLADLGYGIADVDRVLLTHWHADHAGLAGAIQSESGATIHAHEADAPLVAGDEYSLLEERRLQREKFREWGMPEGPRAELVDFLEGHADLGGEPCDVEPFADGEEFAVNGRTLEAVHLPGHAAGLTAFHDPAADEAFVGDAILPKYTPNVGGADVRVEAPLASYVGSLLDLIDLDPGTAWPGHRDRIDDPAGRAATILRHHVERTGNVVDALADLGPSTPWEVSAALFGDLHGIHVLHGPGEAYAHLDHLAEAGVAERTGTRYTLVDADPDVSALFPDPGIDRVVEWEGE, encoded by the coding sequence ATGGAGCGGATCCGTCTCACCAACACCGTCTTCGAGGGGCTGAACAACGTGTACGTGCTCGACGGCCCCGCGGACGGCGGTGACCCGGACGAACTCGTCCTCGTCGACGCCGGCGTCGCCCTCCCCGAGGTTCGCGAGCAGTTGGCCGTCGGTCTCGCCGACCTCGGGTACGGGATCGCGGACGTCGACCGCGTCCTGCTCACGCACTGGCACGCCGACCACGCCGGCCTCGCGGGCGCGATCCAGTCGGAGTCGGGCGCGACGATCCACGCCCACGAGGCGGACGCGCCGCTCGTCGCCGGTGACGAGTACAGTCTGCTGGAGGAACGACGGCTCCAGCGCGAGAAGTTCCGCGAGTGGGGGATGCCGGAGGGACCACGCGCCGAGCTCGTCGACTTCCTCGAGGGTCACGCCGACCTCGGGGGCGAGCCGTGCGACGTGGAGCCGTTCGCCGACGGCGAGGAGTTCGCCGTGAACGGCCGCACCCTCGAAGCCGTCCACCTTCCCGGACACGCCGCCGGGCTCACGGCGTTTCACGACCCCGCGGCCGACGAGGCGTTCGTCGGGGACGCCATCCTCCCGAAGTACACCCCGAACGTCGGCGGCGCGGACGTCCGCGTCGAGGCCCCCCTCGCGAGCTACGTCGGGAGCCTGCTGGACCTGATAGACCTCGACCCCGGGACGGCGTGGCCGGGGCACCGCGACCGCATCGACGACCCCGCCGGGCGGGCGGCGACGATCCTCCGGCACCACGTCGAGCGCACCGGGAACGTCGTCGACGCGCTCGCCGACCTCGGTCCGTCGACGCCGTGGGAGGTGAGCGCCGCGCTGTTCGGCGACCTCCACGGGATCCACGTCCTCCACGGCCCGGGCGAGGCGTACGCCCACCTCGACCACCTCGCCGAGGCCGGCGTGGCCGAGCGGACCGGGACGCGCTACACCCTCGTCGACGCGGATCCGGACGTGTCGGCGCTGTTTCCCGACCCCGGGATCGACCGCGTTGTCGAGTGGGAGGGGGAGTGA